The segment CACTTTGATGGTTTTGATCCTCCAGCGGATGAACATGACGACCCCCGCCATGAAAACTACTGGAACTCCAATAACGGACAGTACGATTGTAATGTTGAACATCATACCAAACACAAAAAATCCATACGCTGCGATCAAAAGCCGCTCCCTTACGGGCTGTCGTTCCAAACGATGTGTATATGGATGAGTACTGGACACAAAATCTCCTCCTTCACTATACAAAGATAATTCGCTGTACAGGTAAAATATCCTGTTTAAAGAGGTGAAAAGAATATGTCTGCTTCTATTAAGGTAGATTTCGAAGATTTTAATAAGAGGGTCAAAGGGCTGTCCGAGGCGATGGATAAAGCCAAGACCCAGCTGATCGCCGCTGCCGCTGCTGCAGGGGGGACGATTTCAGTGGTACTGGGGCTGTCAGTGGCGGCCAGCCCCGAAGTGAAGAAAGCGTTTGCACAGCTGAAGGAATCGTTCGACCAGGCAAAAGAAAATATCGGGGAAGCATTGGCACCTGCAGTTTTGCTAGTGATTGATGTGTTGAAGACTTTTGTGGACATATTTAATCATCTTCCGGGGCCGATTCAGACATTTTTGGTGGTGGCGGTCACCCTCGGAACGATTATGTTGGGAATGGTTGTCATGGCTGCAAATTTGGCAGGCGCCTTTTTAGCTTTGGCGATGGCAGAATGGTCAGTGCTTGCGCCAGTGTTGGCAGTTCTGGCAGCCATTGTCGCCGTCATAGCGATCTTCGCTCTCCTCGTCTATGCCATTGTGGAGGCGTATAACCGGGTCTCTTGGTTCCGAACCGCTGTGGATACGGTGTGGTCAGCGATCAAAGAAGCATTTGCCACTGCTCTCACCTTTATTAAAGAGATCGTCCAGACGGTGATGACGGCGGTAACTGACTTTTTTCGATCCCAGATGGAGTGGATTATGGAAGTGGTGGAGCCGGTTTGGCAGTGGATTAAAGAAGCTTTTCACACGGGTCTCACCTTTATTCAGGATATCGTCCAAACGGTGATGACAGGGGTAACTGATTTTTTTCAATCCAAATTGGAGCAGATCCAACAGTTTTGGGATGAGAATGGAGAACTGATCATGGCCGCGGTGAAACGGGTGTGGGGCTGGATTGAGCCGTTCATATCCGCTGTCATGGAGGCCGTTTCAGGGGTTATCCAATTTGTGTGGGAACTGATCAAATCGATCACACTGTTCATCTGGAATGGGATCAAAGACGTTATCACCACGGTACTGGGCTGGATCCAGACTTTCATTTCCGGCGTGATGTCGACCATACAGAGTATCATTCAGATGGCTTGGACCGTGATCAAAACCGTGACGATGTCTGTCTGGGAGGGAATCAAAGGGTATATTTCCACAATCATCACGGCAATCCAAAATATCGTCAAGGCAGTGGCTCAGCTGATCATGGGAGACTGGAGCGGAGCTTTGAATACCATGTGGTCCACCGGCAAGTCGATCTTAAAAGGTATTTTAAGCACCTTTAATAATATGTTGGGAGGACTGCCGGCAAAGGCATTGGCCTGGGGGGCAAACCTGATAACCGGTTTTATTGATGGCTTTAAATCGAAGCTCAGCTACCTGAAAAAGGTTGTGGAAGATGCGGCCAAAGTGGTCGGGGATTTCCTCGGTTTCTCCTCCCCCACCAAACGGGGGCCGGGACGCACCTCCCACCGGTGGGCTCCCAACTTGATGGAGATGTTCTCCACAGGGATCCGGGCCGGTGTTCCCGATGTGCGCATGGCGACAAGGGAGGTCGTCTCCACCCTGGCGGTGGTGGGAGAGGGCGGGGCGGCCCCGGTTACCGGTGAGGGAAATGTTCCGGAATATGTGATGGTCCAGATCGATTTGGACAAGAGACAACTGGCACAGGTGTTGGCCAAGCCGACAGCCCAACTTCATAACCGGACCAATCGTCGGCACGCGACTGCGATGGGGGTGAGCTTTTGATCAGATGGAATGGAGTCGATCTCCTGGATCACTTTGACAAAATTCTTGACATTCGCAGGGATATCCTGCCGCCACGGATGTTGAGGACACAGGAAGCACCCGGACGGGACGGGGTTTATCTGGCTGGGGTGACCCGGGGAGCGCGGATCATCGAAGTGGATGTCCTGATGATCGACCGGTCCCATTCATCTCTGCGACAGCGGGTGGAGGAAGTGGCCTCCATCCTGGATAGGGATGAACCGGTCCCGATGGAGATCGAGGACGAGCCGGATCGGATCCGGTATGTGATTCTTTCCGAAGAGACCGATCTGGAGGAGATCGTTCACACTGGCCGGACCACTCTCCGCTTTTTTATGCCGGACCCGTGGAAAGTGAGCAAGGAAGAGAATTTCAAGGAGATCACCTCTCCGCCGGTCACCTTTGAGCGGCAGTCCACCGCAGATGACCCGGAGGGTATGGTTCCGCCCCAGCAACCCCGCTACCGGGAAGGTAAGTTCGGTCAGGGGATCTTCATCGAAGAGGGGACGACCAACCTGCTGTCCACCCCGGAAAATCCGGCGGTGGAAGAGGTGGATGTCCAAGCGGGGGAAACCTACACACTGAGCCATGACATGGGCCAGGTGGAGGTGGGACACCACCGGGAGGAAGACTTGTCCGCAGGGGAGTTTCACAATGTCCGTCTGGTGGAGGGAAAGCTGGTTCTCAACAAGTACGGAGAGGACCGCAAGGAAGATTTAAATATCGCGGAAGGTGGACACTTCCAGACCGTATATGATCCGGAAAAGGGATGGATCCAGCTGGGGACCGAAACAGAGGGTCCTACATCACTCACTCATGACGAGGGGACAGCGGAATGGGCCGGGGGCCAAAACAGCGGTGTCCAAGTGGAAAAGAG is part of the Kroppenstedtia eburnea genome and harbors:
- a CDS encoding phage tail protein; the encoded protein is MSASIKVDFEDFNKRVKGLSEAMDKAKTQLIAAAAAAGGTISVVLGLSVAASPEVKKAFAQLKESFDQAKENIGEALAPAVLLVIDVLKTFVDIFNHLPGPIQTFLVVAVTLGTIMLGMVVMAANLAGAFLALAMAEWSVLAPVLAVLAAIVAVIAIFALLVYAIVEAYNRVSWFRTAVDTVWSAIKEAFATALTFIKEIVQTVMTAVTDFFRSQMEWIMEVVEPVWQWIKEAFHTGLTFIQDIVQTVMTGVTDFFQSKLEQIQQFWDENGELIMAAVKRVWGWIEPFISAVMEAVSGVIQFVWELIKSITLFIWNGIKDVITTVLGWIQTFISGVMSTIQSIIQMAWTVIKTVTMSVWEGIKGYISTIITAIQNIVKAVAQLIMGDWSGALNTMWSTGKSILKGILSTFNNMLGGLPAKALAWGANLITGFIDGFKSKLSYLKKVVEDAAKVVGDFLGFSSPTKRGPGRTSHRWAPNLMEMFSTGIRAGVPDVRMATREVVSTLAVVGEGGAAPVTGEGNVPEYVMVQIDLDKRQLAQVLAKPTAQLHNRTNRRHATAMGVSF